ACCCTTTGATTTACGGTGTTGTAGAAGCAAAAACATACATCCTAGCTATTTTAATTACAGTGGTTGCGAGTTTGATATGCTTTGCCGTAAGTATACCTATATTTAACAAAAAGCAACTGTAATTTTGAAATCAAAACAATGAAACAAACAGATTTTATATTGTGTCCGATCTGTAAAAACAAAACTCGCTTGAAGATGCGGGAAGATACGGAACTTAAAAACTTTCCGCTTTTCTGCCCGAAGTGCAAACAAGAAACGCTAATAAGCGTTAAACAACTAAAAATTACAATACTCAAAGAGCCAGACGCAGAGACGCAGAGCCGATAACCCGCAGCCATTGAGCGCGGATTATCGGCTCTTAATTTTTATCAACACACAAAACCGCCATTCAATGACGATCTTGCGTGAAAGAAAATCAACGGTGGTTTTGAAATATCAATTTCAAGCCGCCGTTTTCCTTTTGAAAATTTGGATTTACGGGGGGTATTAAAGTCACCCATTTTTAAGGATATGGCGGTATCAAGGAGGTATCGTCATGTTCATTTTTGTTTGTACTCCCCCGCCAAATAGCCTACGCTCAAAAAAAGCCTTTACCCACCGTCGGGATATTTCGCCCATGAGCATGAACTGTCAATACATCTAAATACTGCTGACAAATCCTTTGCGCCCGTCTGCAAATTGCAGACGG
This is a stretch of genomic DNA from Vescimonas fastidiosa. It encodes these proteins:
- a CDS encoding cysteine-rich KTR domain-containing protein, with translation MKQTDFILCPICKNKTRLKMREDTELKNFPLFCPKCKQETLISVKQLKITILKEPDAETQSR